From one Lycium ferocissimum isolate CSIRO_LF1 chromosome 7, AGI_CSIRO_Lferr_CH_V1, whole genome shotgun sequence genomic stretch:
- the LOC132063268 gene encoding uncharacterized protein LOC132063268 yields MPQRNSRDQEKPTPALRRSPRFTTATATEISANKFHNKHIEVSQSSVKSSTKLRRSPRLSTVDPQNNDEVNNNIEKRVTRSSTRDTPGRRMPSCESTDNSVEKRNRSRFPKNAQETSSRKSCVSKCTLGEVSGCREGDNGTGKKQARLKRKRNQATDEIGFANGWTNEQELALQSAYFAAKATPNFWKKVAKLVPGKSAKDCFDKIHLDFMTPPQPQPRSRVKKMNTSSLSPCATKLLQSTEKNTKKRRYSKPKNHLSRKAVRQLLQKHTNIDRDKEADFFNALESSTVCQNTSFFTPERNKEGLHYLRKCMERSSSADKKHLSRLSGSSGATLFSPPVLKPIKNKALHERYVDQLHCREAKRKAATSRTAKAHQNKNDHKNENVIKTDVIKAAKNALISEARDAINQFQNLQTCAINSFNHDGDDDYDENHNCDDDEDA; encoded by the exons ATGCCGCAAAGAAACTCTCGAGATCAAGAAAAACCAACACCCGCTCTCAGAAGATCTCCGCGCTTTACTACTGCCACTGCTACTGAGATTTCTGCtaacaaattccacaataaacACATTGAAGTTTCACAAAGCTCCGTAAAATCGAGTACCAAGTTGAGAAGGTCTCCAAGATTGAGTACTGTTGATCCACAGAATAATGATGAGGTTAATAATAATATAGAGAAAAGGGTTACTCGTAGTTCTACTCGAGATACACCTGGTCGTAGAATGCCAAGCTGTGAATCCACTGACAATTCAGTTGAGAAAAGAAATAGGTCAAGGTTCCCTAAAAATGCTCAGGAAACTAGCAGTCGAAAATCTTGCGTATCGAAATGCACATTAGGTGAAGTATCGGGGTGTAGAGAGGGCGATAATGGGACCGGAAAGAAACAGGCACGATTGAAGAGGAAGAGAAATCAAGCAACAGATGAGATTGGTTTTGCTAATGGGTGGACAAACGAACAAGAGTTGGCGTTGCAAAGTGCTTATTTTGCGGCAAAGGCAACGCCTAATTTCTGGAAGAAAGTTGCTAAGCTG GTGCCTGGAAAATCAGCAAAGGATTGTTTTGACAAGATACATTTGGATTTCATGACCCCACCTCAGCCTCAACCACGTTCAAGGGttaaaaagatgaatacatCATCACTTTCTCCTTGTGCAACTAAATTGCTCCAGTCCACAGAGAAAAATACAAAGAAGCGGAGATATAGCAAGCCGAAGAACCATCTCTCACGCAAGGCTGTGAGACAACTATTGCAAAAACATACTAATATAGATCGAGATAAGGAAGCAGACTTCTTCAATGCTCTTGAATCATCAACAGTTTGCCAGAACACAAGTTTTTTCACCCCGGAGCGCAACAAAGAAGGTTTGCATTATCTTAGAAAGTGCATGGAGAGATCGTCTTCAGCCGATAAAAAGCACCTTTCCAGATTAAGTGGTTCATCAGGAGCAACTCTTTTCAGCCCACCAGTTCTAAAGCCAATTAAGAACAAGGCCTTACATGAGAGGTATGTTGATCAGCTACATTGCAGGGAAGCAAAGAGAAAGGCAGCCACTTCAAGGACAGCAAAGGCCCACCAAAATAAGAATGATCACAAGAATGAGAATGTCATAAAAACGGATGTGATCAAAGCTGCGAAAAATGCTCTAATATCTGAAGCCAGAGATGCAATCAACCAGTTTCAAAATTTGCAGACATGTGCTATTAACAGTTTCAAtcatgatggtgatgatgattatgatgagaatCATAATTGTGATGATGACGAGGATGCCTGA